In the Novosphingobium sp. 9 genome, one interval contains:
- a CDS encoding efflux RND transporter permease subunit, whose amino-acid sequence MIGIVKTALHRPLTFIVMAILIAIGGTIAALRTPVDIFPDIKIPVIAVAWQYSGLPPQDMSDRIVTPFERVLTTTVNDIEHTESQSYQGMGVVKIYFQPTVDIRTATAQVTSVSQTILKQLPAGATPPLILNYSASTVPILQLALSGKGLSEGQLFDIGMNQIRTRLVTVPGLAMPYPSGGKTRQIQIDLDPQALQSKGLSAQDVSNAIAAQNQINPAGFIKIGPTQYSVQLNNAPDTIDGLNDLPVKVVNGATIYMHDVAHVRDGSAQQQNVVHVEGTRSVLLTVFKNGAASTLAVVNGVKAALPKIQQTLPDTLKILPVGDQSMFVKGAVEGVVREGAIAAALTSLMILLFLGSWRSTVIIALSIPLAILAAIAALAVFGQTLNVMTLGGLALAVGILVDDATVTIENINWHLEQGKGVVESILDGAAQIVTPAFVSLLCICIVFVPMFFLPGVAGYLFVPMALSVVFAMVASFILSRTLVPTMAMYLLKPHATHGEDVHNSGSPTSRNPLVHFQRGFEKRFEIVRGNYVALLRRALGARKPFMIGFLAIVVLSMGLVTLLGSNFFPNVDSGQIMMHVRVPVGTRIETAASDFEKIAQQVRETIPADQLASITDNIGLPVSSINTVYNASGTIGPQDGDMMITLKEGHAPTDGWVNTLRRELPRRFPGTTFSFLPADITSQILNFGSPAPIDIQISGKDPEASREYAHKLMAKLKAIPGIADLRLQQPETSPQLSVDVDRSRAGQYGLSEKDVTTSLGNTLAGSSQTAPVYYVNPDNGVSYAVVAQTPDYMVNTMSDLNNVPVSGSAGVPTQLLGAVATIKRTGTAAVVSHYNIAPVLDVYATPSGRDLGAIATDINKAIKSLDSAVPKGSTVTLRGQYQTMNTAFSGLGWGLVGAIVLIYLLIVVNFQSWLDPFVIITALPAALAGIVWMLFTTGTTLSVPALTGAIMCMGVATANSILVVSFAREKLAETGDAIEAAMQAGMVRFRPVLMTALAMIIGMLPMALGMGDGGEQNAPLGRAVIGGLMCATIATLFFVPTVFSFVHRRVTRDEKTPQTEMQPSHV is encoded by the coding sequence ATGATTGGAATCGTCAAGACCGCCCTGCACCGCCCGTTGACGTTCATCGTCATGGCGATCCTGATCGCCATCGGCGGCACCATTGCCGCCCTGCGCACGCCGGTCGATATTTTTCCCGATATCAAGATCCCCGTGATCGCTGTCGCCTGGCAGTACTCGGGCCTGCCGCCGCAGGACATGTCCGATCGCATCGTGACACCTTTCGAGCGCGTGCTCACCACCACCGTCAACGACATCGAGCATACCGAAAGCCAGTCCTACCAGGGCATGGGCGTCGTCAAGATCTACTTCCAGCCGACCGTCGACATCCGCACGGCAACCGCGCAGGTCACGTCGGTCTCGCAGACGATCCTCAAGCAGCTGCCCGCAGGCGCAACGCCGCCGCTGATCCTCAACTACTCCGCATCGACCGTGCCGATCCTGCAGCTGGCGCTGTCGGGCAAGGGCCTGTCGGAAGGCCAGCTGTTCGACATCGGCATGAACCAGATCCGCACGCGACTGGTGACAGTGCCGGGCCTCGCCATGCCCTACCCCTCGGGCGGCAAGACCCGCCAGATCCAGATCGACCTCGACCCGCAGGCCCTGCAGTCGAAGGGGCTTTCTGCGCAGGACGTCAGCAACGCCATCGCCGCGCAGAACCAGATCAATCCGGCCGGCTTCATCAAGATCGGGCCGACGCAGTACTCGGTCCAGCTCAACAATGCACCCGACACCATCGACGGCCTGAATGACCTTCCGGTGAAGGTGGTGAACGGCGCGACGATCTACATGCACGATGTTGCCCACGTCCGCGACGGCAGCGCCCAGCAGCAGAACGTCGTCCATGTCGAGGGCACCCGCTCGGTACTGCTCACCGTCTTCAAGAACGGCGCGGCATCCACGCTCGCGGTCGTCAACGGCGTCAAGGCCGCCCTGCCCAAGATCCAGCAGACGCTGCCCGACACGCTGAAGATCCTGCCGGTGGGCGACCAGTCGATGTTCGTGAAGGGCGCGGTCGAAGGCGTGGTCCGCGAAGGCGCGATTGCCGCTGCGCTCACCTCGCTGATGATTCTGCTGTTCCTCGGCTCGTGGCGTTCGACCGTGATCATCGCGCTCTCGATCCCGCTGGCCATTCTGGCGGCGATCGCGGCGCTGGCGGTGTTCGGCCAGACGCTGAACGTGATGACGCTGGGCGGCCTCGCCCTCGCGGTCGGCATCCTCGTCGATGACGCAACCGTGACCATCGAGAACATCAACTGGCACCTCGAACAGGGCAAGGGCGTGGTCGAGTCCATTCTCGACGGCGCCGCCCAGATCGTGACCCCGGCCTTCGTCTCGCTGCTGTGCATCTGCATCGTGTTCGTGCCGATGTTCTTCCTGCCCGGCGTTGCAGGCTACCTGTTCGTGCCGATGGCGCTTTCGGTGGTCTTCGCGATGGTCGCCTCGTTCATCCTGTCGCGTACCCTGGTGCCGACGATGGCGATGTACCTCCTCAAGCCCCACGCCACCCATGGCGAGGACGTGCACAACTCGGGCTCGCCCACCTCGCGCAATCCGCTGGTGCATTTTCAGCGCGGGTTCGAGAAGCGCTTCGAGATCGTTCGCGGCAACTACGTGGCGCTGCTGCGCCGCGCGCTGGGCGCCCGCAAGCCGTTCATGATCGGCTTCCTGGCAATCGTCGTGCTGTCTATGGGTCTCGTCACCCTGCTGGGCAGCAACTTCTTCCCCAACGTCGATTCCGGCCAGATCATGATGCACGTCCGCGTTCCCGTGGGCACCCGCATCGAGACCGCTGCGTCGGACTTCGAGAAGATCGCCCAGCAGGTGCGCGAGACGATCCCGGCCGATCAGCTGGCATCGATCACCGACAACATCGGCCTGCCGGTCAGCTCGATCAACACCGTCTACAATGCCAGCGGCACCATCGGTCCGCAGGACGGCGACATGATGATCACCCTGAAGGAAGGCCATGCGCCGACCGACGGCTGGGTCAACACCCTGCGCCGCGAACTGCCGCGCCGCTTCCCCGGCACGACCTTCTCGTTCCTGCCCGCAGACATCACCAGCCAGATCCTGAACTTCGGTTCGCCCGCCCCGATCGACATCCAGATCTCCGGCAAGGATCCCGAGGCCTCGCGTGAATATGCGCACAAGCTGATGGCCAAGCTGAAGGCGATCCCCGGCATTGCCGACCTGCGTCTCCAGCAGCCCGAAACCAGCCCGCAGCTTTCGGTCGATGTCGACCGCAGCCGCGCCGGCCAGTACGGCCTCAGCGAAAAGGACGTGACGACCAGCCTGGGCAACACCCTTGCCGGTTCCTCGCAGACCGCCCCGGTCTACTACGTGAACCCCGACAATGGCGTGTCCTACGCCGTCGTCGCCCAGACGCCAGACTACATGGTCAACACCATGAGCGACCTCAACAACGTGCCGGTCTCCGGTTCGGCAGGCGTGCCCACGCAGTTGCTCGGCGCCGTAGCGACGATCAAGCGCACCGGCACGGCCGCTGTGGTCTCGCACTACAACATCGCCCCGGTGCTCGACGTATACGCCACGCCTTCGGGCCGTGACCTCGGCGCGATCGCCACCGACATCAACAAGGCCATCAAGTCGCTCGACAGCGCCGTTCCCAAGGGTTCGACGGTGACGCTGCGCGGCCAGTACCAGACCATGAACACCGCGTTCTCGGGTCTGGGCTGGGGCCTGGTCGGCGCCATCGTGCTGATCTACCTGCTGATCGTGGTGAACTTCCAGAGCTGGCTCGACCCGTTCGTCATCATCACCGCGCTGCCTGCGGCTCTCGCCGGTATCGTGTGGATGCTGTTCACCACCGGAACCACGCTATCGGTCCCGGCGCTGACCGGCGCGATCATGTGCATGGGCGTCGCCACCGCCAACTCGATTCTCGTCGTCTCCTTCGCCCGCGAGAAGCTGGCCGAGACCGGCGATGCCATCGAGGCGGCGATGCAGGCCGGCATGGTCCGCTTCCGCCCGGTGCTGATGACCGCGCTTGCCATGATCATCGGCATGCTGCCGATGGCGCTCGGCATGGGTGACGGCGGCGAGCAGAACGCCCCGCTCGGCCGTGCGGTGATCGGCGGCCTGATGTGCGCCACCATCGCCACCCTCTTCTTCGTTCCCACCGTGTTCAGCTTCGTCCATCGCCGCGTCACCCGCGACGAAAAGACCCCCCAGACGGAAATGCAGCCCAGCCATGTCTGA
- a CDS encoding LysR substrate-binding domain-containing protein has protein sequence MRYFLCVAEELHFGRAAARLGISQPPLSQQVRALEEELGVQLFERTSRRVQLTVAGRQFVPEAQATLDQAEHAMLTARRAQRGEIGRLSLSFSTSVPFMPRIVKALSGFRQENGQVRLDLHELARDLQIDGVVRDEIDIALVRSLVDPPLPAGLVSQCLMREGLVVAMRDDHRFATLDRRPRVSDLRGEPLVFYGGSRAAGFADHLVALCRAEGFEADVVLEASSLATLLGLTAAGFGLTVVSNSLARISVERLVFRDLDVPFTSDLWMVHKETLTPAAARFRAMLLDDGA, from the coding sequence TTGCGATATTTTCTGTGCGTCGCCGAGGAACTGCACTTCGGTCGGGCTGCGGCGCGGCTGGGCATTTCGCAGCCGCCGCTCAGCCAGCAGGTGCGCGCGCTGGAAGAGGAACTGGGCGTGCAGCTGTTCGAGCGCACCAGCCGCCGGGTCCAGCTGACCGTCGCCGGGCGCCAGTTCGTGCCCGAAGCGCAGGCGACGCTCGATCAGGCCGAGCATGCCATGCTCACCGCCCGCCGGGCGCAGCGTGGCGAGATCGGGCGGCTGTCGCTGTCGTTCTCCACTTCGGTCCCGTTCATGCCGCGCATCGTCAAGGCGCTGTCCGGCTTCCGGCAGGAGAACGGGCAGGTCCGGCTCGATCTCCACGAGCTCGCCCGCGACCTTCAGATCGATGGCGTGGTGCGCGACGAGATCGACATCGCGCTGGTGCGTTCGCTGGTCGATCCGCCGCTGCCGGCGGGTCTCGTCTCGCAATGCCTGATGCGCGAAGGGCTGGTCGTGGCGATGCGGGATGACCACAGGTTCGCCACGCTCGACAGGCGCCCGCGCGTTTCCGATCTGCGGGGCGAGCCGCTGGTGTTCTATGGCGGCAGCCGGGCAGCGGGCTTTGCCGATCACCTTGTGGCCTTGTGCCGGGCGGAGGGGTTCGAGGCCGATGTGGTGCTGGAGGCGTCCAGTCTTGCCACGCTGCTGGGGCTGACGGCGGCGGGTTTCGGGCTGACGGTGGTGTCCAACTCGCTCGCGCGCATCAGCGTCGAGCGGCTGGTGTTTCGCGATCTCGACGTGCCGTTCACCAGCGACCTGTGGATGGTCCACAAGGAAACGCTCACCCCCGCTGCGGCCCGTTTCCGGGCGATGCTGCTGGACGATGGGGCATAG